Part of the Vigna angularis cultivar LongXiaoDou No.4 chromosome 1, ASM1680809v1, whole genome shotgun sequence genome, TGATTTTGTCAGAATAATAGCTTTGAAACTAAAATACTTTTATCACTGTTTAGAAAGTATACCctgataaattattttgggaTGAGCTGTggtatcacatttttttttatttcttattcatTTTAGTTACTTGTTATCTATGTTTTATTTCATGAATGActgattaatttatattttaaaccttAACAGGGCTCTTGGTACTGATGAACCATTGTTCAACATGCACTCTGGACGACTACAAGCCTCACTAGATAGAGTTGAGGCCATCTTAACCCACAGTGATGAGGCATGATTTGGTATAGAAGATAATGTTAATGAGGTATAGTATGACCGACCCCATTCCCTTTTGAAAGAAGTTCCAAGTAGTGGTTGAAGACAATAGCATCAACAAAAAGGATAAAGGAATAAATGCATGCTGAAAGTTGAAAATAGCATTCCTTTATTCAACGATTcgattacttttaatttatcaaGATTAAGATCAGAAATGTATACAACGATGTTTTTATGTGCAATGGGTTTTAGCATGATTTATGCATTATTTTATACTGTGGATATTGAATCTAAATTGTAGTTGagaggaaaaaaagaaatacatatTGTTATTAAGAATTAAACCTCTTTCCAAGATTCTGCAGATCATGCTGTTACTATACTCTTTTCTTTAgaacattaatataaaattgcACAGAACACTCTTTTtgtaatgaaaaattgaaatggTTGTTTAgatattagaaaattaaatagcTTCATGATAATTAGCTCAAAGTTGTTACATGAGATTGACAGCTTTCCTGATCCGAGTATAGTTTCTGCAGTGTGCAAGTCCAATTTTGAAATATTGCCTACCTGCTTCTAATGCATACAAATCTCAAAAGTGGAGTCAAGATGAAGCTGAGAAAGTTTTTTGTAAATCGTGACATGGCCCCCATTTAAAAGTTATGGAGCGTCTGATACTCTGAGAAAACTACTCATGTACTCAAAGGGACTATTTGCCTTGTGCATACATTATTTTTACATGCTTTTCCATTGCAATAATTTGTACATGTGCCTGTAATTTATACCTGTTCGGGACCCAAATTTAAGATGTTGCAAATTTCTTGATTGCTCCCCGAAATATCCCTGTTTAAGAAGAATGGAAATTTGAGTGTGGAATATTCAATTGTCATTTGCTCTCTAACCTCAGGAGCAAAAGAATCTGGTTTAacaatattgaaaatttaatacTCGGATACCTGTAAAAGCGTATATGGAGTCCATACAAATAAATACCCCGTCCCCTTTTGCTTTGTGTTGCAATAGAACCTTATTTTTAAGCTGAAAGTTGGAGTTAATATTTGTCGCATGGTGGGATCTTTTCTAGATCATCAGTATATTATGAAATTCGTATCACGAGACCATGGATTTTACTGTTGTATATGCTGAAAGGGGTAGTTTCCGTGATACTGATCCGCGTCAGCGGGTATTTGCAATGTTTACGTTATTGTCACATTCATAGTGTACTACTACACTACCAGTTACGTCTGTAAAGTAGCTCCGTCAATGATTCATAATCATAGGTTTTTCTAATTCAAGACAGGTTTGAATGCCTGTGGAGGGAATATAACACTGTCCAAGAACCAGTAAAAAAAAGTGGGGTCTCCCTTGTGCTAGCCGTTGTACCAATCCTTAACGGCACCTTTCACCCCCTTATAAATTCAAATCCTCCTCCACTCTCTTCAAAAACCAAAGCAAACAAACAAGTCTCAAGAAATCAACCAACCAAAGCAAAAATGGCTTCCTCCAAGCTCAGAAAGACATGTTCCTTCACAAACCTTCTCCTTAGCTTTTTGaatttctctctctttatcCTCTCAGCATCCTCATTTGCACCCACAATTCTCCTCAAGATGCCCCCAACCTCTTTTGGCCTGGCTCTCCTTATGGTCTCTGGCATATCACTTCTCTCATCTTTTGTGGGCTTCTACTCCCAGCTCACACACTTCTGTTTCCTCACCCACATTTCACTTCTATTAGCCTCCTTGATAGGACAAGTGTTGAGTATATTGGCCTTGTTCACAAAAGAGAAAGCAAGCATGTCTCTGCTTAAGTCACCAAGGGACCCCAAAGAAGCCAAACTTTTGGTGAGGCTAGAATGTGGGGCTTTGGTGGCAATGTGCATGTTGCAGTGTGTGGTGTTGATGCTGAGTTGTGCAGTGCATAGTTGTTGGGTGAAGGATTATGAGGAACTGAATGCAGAGAGAGAGGCCTCAGCAAGGAAGAGGAGTAGAAGGATTGCTGAAGTGCAAGAGGAGTCCATGGCTAATGCAACCAAGATGGCAGAAATGAAAGCTAAAGAATTggatgagaaaatgaaaaacaattatggGAAATGGGTGAAGACTGATTTTGAACCCTGATGCTGAGGTTTTTCAACCTTGTACTAGTAGTGCAGATATTTGCATTATTGTTTGTTCATTTGTTGGTGTTGGTTGTTTAAGGTCACTGTAAGGGTGGCCATTGAATTGAACTAGTGTGTGCCTCGCACttgtttttcatatataatttatccacctattttattttatatatgattttaaaaaaaaaactaataatttaaattataaaataagctTAAGTAAAAAATATCACATCTACGGATTAAATTagatatatatcttcttctttttctctctctagaTAAATATATTCCAGTTACTCTTTTTGCGATAAATACCCGTTTTACCTGTGAATATCTgtcatatatttcttttaatatctacacatatatgtatatactcacagatatttaaaaataaataaaaatatttaaaagaaattttaaccacaaaaatttataaaaatatttgtataaaaaaaatataaaaatagtataaagtTACAAAAAAACTGTATAatcataaaactaaattatatatatatatatatatatatatatatattattgtaatgAGTGtcgataaaattaatttattatactagttttataaaattaagtttgaaacgaaaattattaacaaaactCTATAATTTTGATCATTTACTTCTTTACTGCTCATGGGctatactttattttctaagtggcaaacaattaaataatgttCAActgaaaattatgtttttctttttctacatgGGATAAATTCAAAGTTGGGTTAAACTTAACTTTTATGGAATTATATTAGATATATGGTGTCAAATgttttttagtataaatattttagttattaaattttaattgaactaACTTTGTcattatataaaagaagatgaaatCATATACAACTTACCAAACTCAcatacatgaaaaaaataaatcaaatttttagaaaatgataaaagaataacATACTCTAATTGATATTTCAATCGGATTAATGTGTAGAATTATCCAGAATTATCCGTTATGAGCTCAAGAGGtctttgattaaaaaaaataagaggaGTTACTCCTTCCATCACACACACAGCTACCTACACctcccatttttttttatccttcaGTTTAACTTTAAACAGATATCCTTACACCTCTCCATTtcttttaaaggtttaatacctattttggtccctctttgtGTATGGTATGTTTAAAGTTgtccttctttttttcaaaagttcactaacatctTACTTCtcgcaaaaacgatgcacgttagtcctttttggttacggcgttaaaaagactAATGGCACAGCTGTCCAGCTGGCAAAAAACTAATGAGTTGTACAGTTTTGGTTGACGTGTTAAATTGAATTGCTGATTCATCCTAAAAGCAAAGGAATTCCTGGTTGTTTTTCCCAAATTTAAAAGCAAAGTTAGGGTTGTTGGTGATTTGTGCTACATTTGTTCTCAAATCTAAAAACAAAGGTTAGGGGTCTTGGAGATTCGTGCTACTGTTGTTCCCAAATTTAAAAGCAAAAAGTTAGGGTTAGGAATGACTTCATCACAAAGTTGTTCTTCCTGTTCGCTGAAGTTACTCCTGGAATGAAAAATTCATCACGAACTGTTTCAGGCATCACTTTCTGCTTTATCAACAGAGCAGCCAATGGAACACCAAAAATGCACAAGATTGCTTCCTTTGCTCCTATTCCAGTGAATCTTGATGTCCTCACCAAATTTTTCATTATCTCCTAGAATTCTGTTTTTGTCAGTGCCTTGTTTTTC contains:
- the LOC108337613 gene encoding uncharacterized protein LOC108337613; translated protein: MASSKLRKTCSFTNLLLSFLNFSLFILSASSFAPTILLKMPPTSFGLALLMVSGISLLSSFVGFYSQLTHFCFLTHISLLLASLIGQVLSILALFTKEKASMSLLKSPRDPKEAKLLVRLECGALVAMCMLQCVVLMLSCAVHSCWVKDYEELNAEREASARKRSRRIAEVQEESMANATKMAEMKAKELDEKMKNNYGKWVKTDFEP